In Ensifer sp. PDNC004, the sequence CGAGCCGCCCTTTACGGCAGTTGCAGCCGACGGGAAGGTTTCCGGCGCGGCTCCGGACGTCGCACGTGAGGTCTTCAAACGCCTCGGGGTCGAAGACATCGTCGCCTCGATCTCGGAATACGGCGCGATGATCCCGGGTCTGCAGGCCGGCCGCCACGACGTCATCACTGCCGGCCTCTTCATGAAGCCGGAACGGTGCAACGCCGTTGCCTATTCAGAACCGATCCTGTGCGACGCCGAAGCCTTCGCGCTGAAAAAGGGCAACCCGCTGAAGCTAAAGAGCTACAAGGACATCGCCGACAATCCAGACGCAAAGATCGGTGCGCCAGGTGGCGGTACGGAAGAAAAGCTCGCGCTTGAAGCCGGTGTCCCGCGCGACCGCGTCATTGTCGTGCCGGATGGCCAAAGCGGGCTGAAGATGCTGCAGGACGGCCGTATCGACGTCTATTCGCTGCCGGTGCTTTCCGTCAACGCTCTTGTCGCCAAGGCGAACGACCCCAGCGTCGAAGTCGTGGCACCGGTTGAAGGTGCTCCAGTCTATTGCGACGGCGCGGCCTTCAAGAAGGGTGAGGAAGCCCTGCGCGACGCCTTCGACGTGGAACTGGCAAAGCTCAAGCAATCGGGCGAATTTGCCAAGATCATCGAGCCCTATGGTTTCTCGGCCGCAGCCGCGATGTCGACGACCCGCGAAAAGCTCTGCGCCGCCAAGTAAGCGCCGCAGCAATTCGGCCTCTTCCCGAGCCGGGGAGAGGCAATCCACTCCCCCGTAGTTGGAAGATCGATGACCGACTGGTCTGGTTACATAGGGCTGATCCTTGAAGGCGCGCTGGTGACGCTTGAGCTTACCGTGCTCGGCTCGATGCTCGCCGTCGTCATGGCATTCGTCGCCGGTCTCGGGCGCGTCAGCCGCTTTCTTGTGGTTCGCGCGCTTGCCACCACCTATATCGAGTTTTTCCGCGGCACGTCGATCTTCGTTCAGCTTTTCTGGGTCTATTTCGTGCTGCCATTCGCCGGCGTCACCCTGTCGCCGCTTCAGGCCGGCGTGCTGGCGCTGGGACTGAATGTGGGAGCCTATGGGGCGGAGGTCGTGCGCGGCGCCGTCAAGGCTATCGGTCGCGAGCAACGCGAGGCCTGCATAGCGCTCAATCTCTCGCGCTATCAGTCGATGCGTTACATTATCCTTCCGCAGGCTCTGCCGTTGATGCTCCCGACCTTCTGCAACAACGCGATCGAGCTTTTGAAGGGTACAGCCGTCGTGTCGCTGATCTCGCTCACCGACATGACCTTTCAGGCCCAGGTGGTCCGCGCCCAGACCGGCAGCACGCTCATTCCTTTCGCAACGATCCTCGTACTCTACTTCCTGATGGCACTCGCCATCTCCAACGGCATGCGCTGGCTGGAGCGCCGGGTAACGCGTGGCCTTGATGGCGTGAGGACCTGACGATGGAATGGGATTGGAATTTCGTCTGGGAAATCATGCCGACCCTGCTTGAGGGCCTGAAGATCACCATTCTGGCGACCGTGTTCGGCGCAGCACTTGCCGCCGTCATCGGCCTCGTCTTTGCCATCCTGCGCATGACCGCGCCCAGGCCGATTGCGAAGGCCACGGGCTTCATCGTGGAGTTCATTCGCGGCACGCCGCTTCTGGTGCAGCTCTACT encodes:
- the ehuB gene encoding ectoine/hydroxyectoine ABC transporter substrate-binding protein EhuB translates to MRTFLTITASTGALAAMLAAAPAWADGKLEELKEQGFARVAIANEPPFTAVAADGKVSGAAPDVAREVFKRLGVEDIVASISEYGAMIPGLQAGRHDVITAGLFMKPERCNAVAYSEPILCDAEAFALKKGNPLKLKSYKDIADNPDAKIGAPGGGTEEKLALEAGVPRDRVIVVPDGQSGLKMLQDGRIDVYSLPVLSVNALVAKANDPSVEVVAPVEGAPVYCDGAAFKKGEEALRDAFDVELAKLKQSGEFAKIIEPYGFSAAAAMSTTREKLCAAK
- the ehuC gene encoding ectoine/hydroxyectoine ABC transporter permease subunit EhuC; translated protein: MTDWSGYIGLILEGALVTLELTVLGSMLAVVMAFVAGLGRVSRFLVVRALATTYIEFFRGTSIFVQLFWVYFVLPFAGVTLSPLQAGVLALGLNVGAYGAEVVRGAVKAIGREQREACIALNLSRYQSMRYIILPQALPLMLPTFCNNAIELLKGTAVVSLISLTDMTFQAQVVRAQTGSTLIPFATILVLYFLMALAISNGMRWLERRVTRGLDGVRT